Proteins found in one Pseudomonas mosselii genomic segment:
- a CDS encoding urate hydroxylase PuuD, translated as MEAHLHEWLNLSIRWVHMITGVAWIGASFYFVWLENHLNRSNPRDGLSGDLWAIHGGGIYHLEKYKLAPPKMPENLHWFKWEAYFTWMSGIALLCVVFYWNPSLYLLAPGSTLSGAEGVAIGIGSLVAGWFIYDFLCDSPLGKQPALLGAVLFVLIIAACWGFSLVFSGRGAYLHTGAIIGTIMVGNVFRIIMPAQRQLVAAIENNQTPDPVLPAKGLLRSRHNNYFTLPVLFIMISNHFPSTYGSQYNWLILAGIAVAAVLIRHYFNTRHDSNKYAWTLPVGALAMICLAYVTGPKPLPTAPEQAAAKVEYQPLPATAVGGKTAAELRAEEAAKPAQAPAAEPAQATAQAATGSFDKIHTVIQERCTVCHSAKPTSPLFSAAPAGVMFDTPQQIQAQAARIQAQAVASQIMPLGNITQMTVEERKLVGDWIAKGAQVN; from the coding sequence GTGGAAGCACACCTTCACGAATGGCTGAACCTGAGCATTCGCTGGGTTCACATGATCACCGGCGTGGCCTGGATCGGTGCATCGTTCTACTTTGTCTGGCTGGAGAACCACCTGAACCGAAGCAACCCGCGCGATGGGTTGTCGGGTGACCTCTGGGCCATCCACGGCGGTGGTATCTATCACCTGGAGAAATACAAGCTCGCGCCGCCGAAAATGCCCGAGAACCTGCACTGGTTCAAATGGGAAGCCTACTTCACCTGGATGTCCGGGATCGCCTTGCTGTGCGTGGTGTTCTATTGGAACCCGAGCCTCTACCTGCTGGCGCCCGGCAGCACCCTGAGCGGCGCCGAAGGGGTGGCCATCGGTATCGGTTCGCTGGTTGCCGGCTGGTTCATCTACGACTTCCTGTGCGACTCGCCCCTGGGCAAGCAGCCGGCGCTGCTGGGCGCCGTGCTGTTCGTGCTGATCATCGCCGCCTGCTGGGGCTTCAGCCTGGTGTTCAGCGGCCGTGGCGCCTACCTGCACACCGGCGCGATCATCGGCACCATCATGGTCGGCAACGTGTTCCGCATCATCATGCCGGCCCAGCGCCAGCTGGTGGCGGCGATCGAGAACAACCAGACGCCCGACCCGGTGCTGCCGGCCAAGGGCCTGCTGCGCTCGCGCCACAACAACTATTTCACCCTGCCGGTGCTGTTCATCATGATCAGCAACCACTTCCCGAGCACCTACGGCAGCCAGTACAACTGGTTGATCCTGGCCGGGATCGCGGTGGCCGCCGTATTGATCCGTCACTACTTCAACACCCGCCACGACAGCAACAAGTACGCCTGGACCCTGCCCGTCGGTGCCCTGGCGATGATCTGCCTGGCCTATGTGACCGGTCCCAAGCCGCTGCCAACCGCACCCGAGCAGGCCGCCGCCAAGGTCGAGTACCAGCCGCTGCCGGCCACTGCCGTCGGTGGCAAGACCGCCGCCGAACTGCGCGCAGAAGAGGCCGCCAAGCCTGCCCAGGCACCCGCTGCGGAACCTGCCCAGGCTACGGCCCAGGCGGCCACCGGCAGCTTCGACAAGATCCACACCGTCATCCAGGAACGCTGCACCGTGTGCCACTCGGCCAAGCCGACCAGCCCGCTGTTCAGCGCCGCCCCTGCCGGCGTGATGTTCGACACCCCGCAGCAGATCCAGGCCCAGGCCGCGCGCATCCAGGCGCAGGCCGTCGCCAGCCAGATCATGCCGCTGGGCAACATCACCCAGATGACCGTCGAGGAGCGCAAGCTGGTCGGCGACTGGATCGCCAAAGGCGCGCAGGTCAACTGA
- a CDS encoding nucleobase:cation symporter-2 family protein, translating into MSESPKAYIPVAPPRQPLPLFQLILVGLQHVLLMYGGAIAVPLIIGQAAGLSREEVAFLINADLLVAGVATIIQSFGIGPVGIRMPVMMGASFAAVGSMVAMAGMPGVGLQGIFGATIAAGFFGMLIAPFMSKVVRFFPPLVTGTVITSIGLSLFPVAVNWAGGGHEAQAFGAPIYLMVAGLVLAVILLINRFMRGFWVNVSVLVGMGLGYVLAGSIGMVDLSGLSEAPWLQVVTPLHFGMPTFSLAPILSMCLVVVIIFVESTGMFLALGKVTDREVTPGMLRRGLLCDAGASFIAGFFNTFTHSSFAQNIGLVQMTGVRCRYVTVMAGALLILLSLLPKAAFLIASIPPAVLGGASIAMFGMVTATGIKILQEADIADRRNQLLVAVSVGFGLIPVVRPEFFAQMPQWMEPITHSGIAMATLSALVLNLLFNILGGADRAAHNDACHQH; encoded by the coding sequence ATGTCCGAGTCACCCAAGGCGTACATCCCTGTTGCGCCACCACGACAGCCCCTGCCCTTGTTCCAGCTGATCCTGGTGGGTCTGCAACACGTTCTGCTGATGTACGGGGGCGCCATCGCGGTGCCGCTGATCATCGGCCAGGCGGCGGGCCTGTCCCGCGAAGAAGTCGCCTTCCTGATCAACGCCGACCTGCTGGTCGCCGGCGTTGCCACCATCATCCAATCCTTCGGTATCGGCCCCGTGGGCATCCGCATGCCGGTCATGATGGGCGCCAGCTTCGCCGCCGTCGGCAGCATGGTGGCCATGGCCGGCATGCCCGGCGTCGGCCTGCAGGGAATCTTCGGCGCGACCATCGCCGCCGGGTTCTTCGGCATGCTGATCGCGCCGTTCATGTCCAAGGTCGTGCGCTTCTTCCCGCCGCTGGTGACCGGTACGGTCATCACCTCGATCGGCCTGTCGCTGTTCCCGGTGGCGGTCAACTGGGCCGGCGGCGGCCATGAGGCGCAAGCCTTCGGTGCGCCGATCTACCTGATGGTCGCCGGCCTGGTGCTGGCGGTGATCCTGCTGATCAACCGCTTCATGCGCGGCTTCTGGGTCAATGTGTCGGTACTGGTGGGCATGGGCCTGGGCTATGTGCTCGCCGGCTCCATCGGCATGGTCGACCTGTCGGGCCTGAGCGAGGCGCCGTGGCTGCAGGTGGTCACCCCCCTGCACTTCGGCATGCCGACCTTCAGCCTGGCGCCGATCCTGTCGATGTGCCTGGTGGTGGTGATCATCTTCGTCGAGTCCACGGGCATGTTCCTCGCCCTGGGCAAGGTGACCGACCGTGAAGTCACGCCGGGCATGCTGCGACGCGGCCTGCTGTGCGATGCCGGCGCGTCGTTCATCGCCGGTTTCTTCAACACCTTCACCCACTCTTCGTTCGCCCAGAACATCGGCCTGGTGCAGATGACCGGGGTTCGCTGCCGCTACGTCACGGTGATGGCCGGCGCGCTGCTGATCCTGCTCAGCCTGCTACCCAAGGCGGCCTTCCTGATCGCTTCGATTCCGCCCGCGGTACTGGGGGGCGCGTCCATCGCCATGTTCGGCATGGTCACCGCCACCGGGATCAAGATCCTCCAGGAAGCGGACATCGCCGACCGACGCAACCAGCTGCTGGTCGCGGTCAGCGTCGGTTTCGGCCTGATCCCGGTGGTGCGCCCGGAATTCTTCGCGCAGATGCCGCAGTGGATGGAGCCCATCACCCACAGTGGCATCGCCATGGCCACCCTCAGCGCCCTGGTGCTGAACCTGCTGTTCAACATCCTCGGCGGCGCCGACCGCGCCGCGCACAACGATGCCTGTCACCAGCATTGA
- a CDS encoding outer membrane protein OmpK — MKRITTSVLLGSSLLATLPAHAGEWLQWHGESLSYLYGKDFKVNPDIQQTITFEHANKWKYGDTFLFVDKIFYNGKADPGKGVTTYYGEFSPRLSFGKIFERNLAFGPIKDVLLAMTYERGEGDNEAYLIGPGFDLNVPGFNYFTLNFYVRNTEGSRPGDNVWQITPAWSYTIPVGRSDILIDGYIDWVVDNDQTRRGTYHANLQFNPQVKYDLGKALNLGAKQLYVGFEYSYWKDKYGIDSRGNVDSNQSVASALVKVHF, encoded by the coding sequence ATGAAGCGCATCACCACGTCCGTCCTGCTGGGCAGCAGCCTGCTGGCCACCCTCCCCGCCCACGCCGGCGAATGGCTGCAATGGCACGGCGAAAGCCTGTCCTACCTGTACGGCAAGGACTTCAAGGTCAACCCCGACATCCAGCAGACCATCACCTTCGAACATGCCAACAAATGGAAGTACGGCGACACCTTCCTGTTCGTCGACAAGATCTTCTACAACGGCAAGGCCGACCCCGGCAAAGGCGTGACCACCTACTACGGCGAGTTCAGCCCGCGCCTGTCGTTCGGCAAGATCTTCGAGCGCAACCTGGCCTTCGGTCCGATCAAGGACGTGCTGCTGGCCATGACCTACGAACGTGGCGAGGGCGACAACGAGGCCTACCTGATCGGCCCCGGCTTCGACCTGAACGTGCCCGGCTTCAACTACTTCACCTTGAATTTCTACGTGCGCAACACCGAAGGCAGCCGCCCCGGCGACAACGTCTGGCAGATCACCCCGGCCTGGTCGTACACCATCCCGGTGGGCAGGTCCGACATCCTGATCGACGGCTACATCGACTGGGTGGTCGACAACGACCAGACCCGTCGCGGCACCTACCACGCCAACCTGCAGTTCAACCCGCAGGTCAAGTACGACCTGGGCAAGGCCCTGAACCTGGGCGCCAAGCAGCTCTACGTCGGCTTCGAATACAGCTACTGGAAGGACAAGTACGGCATCGACAGCCGCGGCAACGTGGACAGCAACCAGAGCGTGGCCAGTGCCCTGGTGAAGGTGCACTTCTGA
- a CDS encoding outer membrane protein OmpK: MRIINSLILAGGLLACGASQAGDLLQWQNNSLTYLWGKNFKVNPEIQQTVTFEHADAWKYGDNFFFLDKIFYQGKKDANNGPNTYYGEFSPRLSFGKIFDQKLEFGPVKDVLLAMTYEFGEGDTESYLIGPGFDLAIPGFDYFQLNFYQRTTDGSRPGDNVWQITPVWSYTIPVGSSDILIDGFMDWVVDNDENRRGTYQANLHFNPQVKYDLGKALHLGEKQLYVGIEYDYWKNKYGIKDSDAFTTDQNTMSFLVKVHF, encoded by the coding sequence ATGCGTATCATCAATAGCCTGATCCTCGCCGGTGGTCTGCTGGCCTGCGGCGCCAGCCAAGCCGGCGACCTGCTGCAATGGCAGAACAACAGCCTGACCTACTTGTGGGGCAAGAACTTCAAGGTCAACCCCGAGATCCAGCAGACCGTGACCTTCGAGCACGCCGATGCGTGGAAGTACGGCGACAACTTCTTCTTCCTCGACAAGATCTTCTACCAGGGCAAGAAGGACGCCAACAACGGCCCCAACACCTACTACGGCGAGTTCAGCCCACGCCTGTCGTTCGGCAAGATCTTCGACCAGAAGCTCGAGTTCGGCCCGGTGAAGGATGTGCTGCTGGCAATGACCTACGAGTTCGGCGAGGGTGATACCGAGTCCTACCTGATCGGCCCCGGCTTCGACCTGGCCATCCCCGGCTTCGACTACTTCCAGCTGAACTTCTACCAGCGCACCACCGACGGCAGCCGTCCGGGCGACAATGTCTGGCAGATCACCCCGGTGTGGTCCTACACCATTCCCGTGGGCTCGTCCGACATCCTGATCGACGGTTTCATGGATTGGGTGGTCGACAACGACGAGAACCGTCGCGGCACCTACCAGGCCAACCTGCACTTCAACCCGCAGGTCAAGTACGACCTGGGCAAGGCGCTGCACCTGGGCGAGAAGCAGTTGTACGTGGGTATCGAGTACGACTACTGGAAGAACAAGTACGGCATCAAGGACAGCGATGCCTTTACCACCGATCAGAACACCATGAGCTTCCTGGTGAAAGTTCACTTCTGA
- a CDS encoding DUF808 domain-containing protein, producing the protein MAGSSLLVLIDDIATVLDDVSVMTKVAAKKTAGVLGDDLALNAQQVTGVRAEREIPVVWAVAKGSLLNKAILVPAALLISAFIPWAVTPLLMLGGAYLCFEGFEKLAHKFLHSKAEDEAQHEARKQALADANVDLVAYEKSKIKGAVRTDFILSAEIIAITLGIVADAPLSQQIVVLSGIAVVMTIGVYGLVGGIVKLDDLGLWMTQRASNLSRVVGNGILRAAPYMMKGLSVVGTAAMFLVGGGILVHGIAPLHHAIEAFSEGRGGALTGALLNGVAGVIAGAVVLAAVAVAGKVWRAVKPAN; encoded by the coding sequence ATGGCAGGAAGTAGTTTGTTGGTACTGATCGACGACATCGCCACGGTGCTCGACGATGTCTCGGTGATGACCAAGGTCGCGGCAAAGAAGACCGCAGGGGTGCTGGGTGATGACCTGGCGCTCAACGCCCAGCAGGTCACCGGTGTGCGCGCCGAACGCGAGATACCGGTGGTGTGGGCGGTGGCCAAGGGCTCGCTGCTGAACAAGGCGATCCTGGTGCCGGCGGCGTTGCTGATCAGCGCGTTCATTCCCTGGGCGGTGACACCGCTGCTGATGCTCGGCGGCGCCTACCTGTGCTTCGAGGGCTTCGAGAAGCTGGCGCACAAGTTCCTGCACAGCAAGGCCGAGGACGAGGCGCAGCACGAGGCGCGCAAGCAAGCGCTGGCCGACGCCAATGTCGACCTGGTCGCCTATGAGAAGAGCAAGATCAAGGGCGCGGTGCGCACCGACTTCATCCTGTCCGCCGAAATCATCGCCATTACCCTGGGCATCGTCGCCGATGCGCCGTTGAGCCAGCAGATCGTTGTGCTGTCGGGTATCGCTGTGGTCATGACCATCGGTGTCTATGGCCTGGTGGGGGGAATCGTCAAGCTCGATGACTTGGGCCTGTGGATGACGCAGCGGGCATCGAACCTGTCCCGCGTGGTCGGTAACGGCATCCTGCGCGCGGCGCCCTACATGATGAAGGGCCTGTCGGTGGTCGGTACCGCTGCCATGTTCCTGGTCGGCGGCGGCATCCTGGTGCACGGCATCGCGCCGCTGCATCACGCCATCGAGGCGTTCAGCGAAGGGCGGGGCGGGGCGTTGACCGGGGCACTGCTCAATGGTGTGGCGGGAGTGATCGCCGGGGCGGTGGTGCTGGCGGCGGTTGCTGTCGCGGGCAAGGTGTGGCGGGCGGTAAAACCGGCAAACTGA
- a CDS encoding DUF3757 domain-containing protein: protein MLKHALSLTLPALLAGNVMAATMEFCPAPAEIQNTNGVLTARAESGDGQWLGLLKDQNSVVISFDSAIFYPSDGKVDGVGRLRACTYKTSGKQSIDMRYRTEVTPDIPIRLANAPAWKRHEGPFGIIYFECRSQDLQGCAFREAR from the coding sequence ATGCTCAAACACGCACTCTCGCTCACTCTGCCTGCGCTGCTCGCAGGCAACGTCATGGCCGCAACCATGGAATTCTGCCCCGCGCCGGCCGAAATCCAGAACACCAACGGCGTACTCACCGCCAGAGCAGAAAGCGGCGATGGCCAATGGCTCGGGCTGCTGAAAGACCAGAACAGCGTCGTGATCTCGTTCGACAGCGCCATATTCTACCCGTCCGATGGCAAGGTCGACGGCGTAGGCAGGCTGCGCGCCTGCACCTACAAGACTTCGGGAAAGCAGAGCATAGACATGCGCTACCGTACTGAAGTCACCCCCGACATCCCAATCCGGCTCGCCAATGCACCAGCCTGGAAGCGACATGAGGGTCCCTTCGGCATCATCTATTTCGAGTGTCGCTCGCAAGACCTGCAGGGCTGTGCATTCCGGGAAGCCAGGTAA
- a CDS encoding TetR/AcrR family transcriptional regulator encodes MSTIRERNKELILRAASEEFADKGFAATKTSDIAAKAGLPKPNVYYYFKSKENLYREVLESIIAPIMQASTPFNADGDPKEVLSAYIRSKIRISRDLPHASKVFASEIMHGAPHLSPRQVEQLNEQARHNIECIQRWIERGQIAHVDPHHLMFSIWAATQTYADFDWQIAVVTGKAKLADSDYDAAAETIIRLVLKGCEPEAA; translated from the coding sequence ATGAGCACCATTCGCGAGCGCAACAAGGAACTGATCCTGCGCGCGGCCAGTGAAGAATTCGCCGACAAGGGCTTCGCCGCCACCAAGACCAGCGACATCGCGGCCAAGGCCGGCCTGCCCAAGCCGAACGTGTACTACTACTTCAAGTCGAAGGAAAACCTCTACCGCGAGGTGCTCGAGAGCATCATCGCGCCGATCATGCAGGCCTCGACGCCGTTCAACGCCGACGGTGATCCGAAAGAGGTGCTCAGCGCGTACATCCGCTCGAAGATCCGCATCTCCCGCGACCTGCCCCACGCCTCCAAGGTGTTCGCCAGCGAGATCATGCATGGCGCGCCGCACCTGTCGCCACGCCAGGTCGAGCAGCTCAACGAGCAGGCCCGCCACAACATCGAATGCATCCAGCGCTGGATCGAGCGCGGTCAGATCGCCCATGTCGACCCGCACCACCTGATGTTCAGCATCTGGGCGGCGACGCAGACCTACGCGGATTTCGACTGGCAGATCGCCGTGGTGACCGGCAAGGCCAAGCTGGCCGACAGCGACTATGACGCGGCGGCGGAGACAATCATCCGCCTGGTGTTGAAGGGCTGCGAGCCCGAGGCGGCCTGA
- a CDS encoding GlcG/HbpS family heme-binding protein, producing MNALTLKDAVGVVNAALAAGRKINAAPLTVAVLDAGGHLLALQREDGATLLRPQVAIGKAWGAVALGKGSRLLALDSQQRPAFYAALNGLGERPVVPVPGGVLIRDRDGKVLGAVGISGDTSDIDEQCAISAIEEVGLTADAGVAA from the coding sequence ATGAACGCATTGACCCTCAAAGACGCTGTCGGCGTGGTGAACGCCGCGCTGGCCGCGGGCCGCAAGATCAACGCCGCGCCGCTGACCGTGGCGGTGCTGGATGCCGGCGGGCACCTGCTGGCGCTGCAGCGTGAGGATGGCGCCACCCTGCTGCGTCCGCAGGTGGCCATCGGCAAGGCCTGGGGCGCGGTGGCCCTGGGCAAGGGCTCGCGCCTGCTGGCGCTGGATTCGCAGCAGCGGCCGGCGTTCTATGCCGCGCTGAACGGGCTGGGCGAGCGGCCGGTGGTGCCGGTGCCGGGCGGGGTGCTGATCCGTGATCGGGACGGCAAGGTGCTGGGGGCCGTCGGGATCAGCGGCGATACCTCGGATATCGACGAGCAGTGCGCGATCAGTGCGATCGAAGAGGTGGGGCTGACGGCGGATGCGGGGGTTGCTGCGTAA
- the gcl gene encoding glyoxylate carboligase: MSKMRAIDAAVLVMRREGVDTAFGIPGAAINPLYSALKKVGGIDHVLARHVEGASHMAEGYTRANPGNIGVCIGTSGPAGTDMVTGLYSASADSIPILCITGQAPRARLHKEDFQAVDITSIVKPVTKWATTVLEPGQVPYAFQKAFYEMRTGRPGPVLIDLPFDVQMAEIEFDIDAYEPLPVHKPQASRVQAEKALALLNDAERPLLVAGGGIINADASDKLVEFAELTGVPVIPTLMGWGTIPDDHELMVGMVGLQTSHRYGNATLLKSDLVFGIGNRWANRHTGSVDVYTEGRKFVHVDIEPTQIGRVFTPDLGIVSDAGKALDVFLEVAREWKAAGKLKCRKAWLEDCQQRKATLQRKTHFDNVPVKPQRVYEEMNQVFGKDTCYVSTIGLSQIAGAQFLHVYKPRHWINCGQAGPLGWTIPAALGVVKADPKRKVVALSGDYDFQFMIEELAVGAQFNLPYVHVLVNNAYLGLIRQAQRGFDMDYCVQLAFENINATDAATYGVDHVAVVEGLGCKALRVFEPADIAPALLKAQKMAEEFRVPVVVEVILERVTNISMGTEINAVNEFEDLALVGNDAPTAISLLD, encoded by the coding sequence ATGAGCAAAATGAGAGCAATCGATGCAGCCGTTCTGGTCATGCGCCGTGAAGGTGTAGATACCGCGTTCGGCATTCCGGGGGCTGCCATCAACCCGCTGTACTCGGCCCTGAAGAAAGTCGGTGGCATCGATCACGTCCTCGCTCGCCACGTCGAAGGTGCCTCGCACATGGCCGAGGGCTACACCCGCGCCAACCCGGGCAACATCGGTGTGTGCATCGGCACCTCCGGCCCTGCCGGCACCGACATGGTCACCGGCCTGTACAGCGCCTCGGCCGACTCCATCCCGATCCTCTGCATCACCGGCCAGGCACCGCGCGCACGCCTGCACAAGGAAGACTTCCAGGCCGTCGACATCACCAGCATCGTCAAGCCGGTGACCAAGTGGGCAACCACCGTCCTGGAACCAGGTCAGGTGCCCTACGCCTTCCAGAAAGCCTTCTATGAAATGCGCACCGGCCGCCCGGGCCCAGTGCTGATCGACCTGCCGTTCGACGTACAGATGGCCGAGATCGAATTCGACATCGACGCCTACGAGCCGCTGCCAGTACACAAGCCACAAGCCAGCCGCGTACAGGCCGAGAAGGCCCTGGCCCTGCTCAATGACGCCGAGCGCCCGCTGCTGGTAGCCGGTGGCGGCATCATCAACGCCGACGCCAGCGACAAGCTGGTCGAGTTCGCCGAACTGACCGGCGTGCCGGTGATCCCGACCCTGATGGGCTGGGGCACCATCCCGGACGACCACGAACTGATGGTCGGCATGGTCGGCCTGCAGACCTCGCACCGCTACGGCAACGCCACCCTGCTCAAATCCGACCTGGTGTTCGGCATCGGCAACCGCTGGGCCAACCGCCACACCGGCTCCGTCGACGTCTACACCGAAGGCCGCAAGTTCGTGCATGTGGACATCGAGCCGACCCAGATCGGCCGCGTATTCACTCCGGACCTGGGTATCGTTTCCGATGCTGGCAAGGCACTGGACGTGTTCCTGGAAGTAGCCCGCGAGTGGAAAGCCGCCGGCAAGCTCAAGTGCCGCAAGGCCTGGCTGGAAGACTGCCAGCAGCGCAAGGCCACCCTGCAGCGCAAGACCCACTTCGACAACGTGCCGGTCAAGCCGCAGCGCGTGTACGAAGAGATGAACCAGGTGTTCGGCAAGGACACCTGCTACGTCAGCACCATTGGCCTGTCGCAGATCGCCGGCGCGCAGTTCCTGCACGTGTACAAGCCACGCCACTGGATCAACTGCGGCCAGGCCGGCCCGCTGGGCTGGACCATCCCGGCCGCCCTCGGCGTGGTCAAGGCCGATCCGAAGCGCAAGGTCGTCGCGCTCTCCGGTGACTACGACTTCCAGTTCATGATCGAAGAACTGGCGGTGGGCGCGCAGTTCAACCTGCCGTACGTCCACGTGCTGGTGAACAATGCCTACCTCGGCCTGATCCGCCAGGCCCAGCGTGGCTTCGACATGGATTACTGTGTACAACTGGCCTTCGAGAACATCAACGCCACCGACGCCGCCACCTACGGTGTCGACCACGTCGCCGTGGTCGAAGGCCTGGGCTGCAAGGCCCTGCGCGTGTTCGAACCGGCCGACATCGCTCCTGCCCTGCTCAAGGCGCAGAAGATGGCCGAAGAGTTCCGTGTGCCGGTGGTGGTCGAAGTGATTCTCGAGCGCGTGACCAACATTTCCATGGGCACCGAGATCAACGCGGTCAACGAGTTCGAAGACCTCGCCCTGGTCGGCAACGACGCGCCGACCGCCATCTCGCTGCTGGACTGA
- the hyi gene encoding hydroxypyruvate isomerase, translating to MPRFAANLSMLFTEQDFLARFKAAADAGFSGVEYLFPYDFSAAEIKQQLDAHGLTQVLFNLPAGDWSKGERGITCHPDRVEEFRAGVDKAIEYAKVLGNTQVNALAGIRPEGLDCATVRKTFVDNLRYAADKLKAAGIRLVMEMINTRDIPGFYLNTTKQALEIQAEVGSDNLFLQYDIYHMQIMEGDLARTLETNLKLINHVQLADNPGRHEPGTGEINYRFLFEHLDRIGYQGWVGAEYKPKTTTEAGLGWLKTHNAI from the coding sequence ATGCCTCGCTTCGCCGCCAACCTGTCCATGCTGTTCACCGAACAGGACTTCCTGGCCCGCTTCAAGGCCGCCGCCGACGCTGGTTTCAGCGGTGTCGAATACCTCTTCCCGTACGATTTCAGCGCCGCCGAGATCAAGCAGCAGCTCGACGCCCACGGCCTGACCCAGGTGCTGTTCAACCTGCCGGCCGGCGACTGGTCCAAGGGTGAGCGCGGCATCACCTGCCACCCCGACCGCGTCGAGGAGTTCCGCGCTGGCGTCGACAAGGCCATCGAGTACGCCAAGGTGCTGGGCAACACCCAGGTCAACGCCCTGGCCGGCATTCGCCCCGAGGGCCTGGACTGCGCCACCGTGCGCAAGACCTTCGTCGACAACCTGCGCTACGCCGCCGACAAGCTCAAGGCCGCCGGGATCCGCCTGGTCATGGAAATGATCAACACCCGCGACATCCCGGGCTTCTACCTGAACACCACGAAACAGGCCCTGGAGATCCAGGCCGAGGTGGGCAGCGACAACCTGTTCCTGCAGTACGACATCTACCACATGCAGATCATGGAAGGTGACCTGGCCCGCACCCTGGAAACCAACCTGAAGCTGATCAACCACGTGCAGCTGGCCGACAACCCGGGCCGCCACGAGCCGGGCACCGGCGAGATCAACTACCGCTTCCTGTTCGAGCACCTGGACCGCATCGGCTACCAGGGCTGGGTGGGCGCGGAGTACAAGCCCAAGACCACCACCGAGGCGGGCCTGGGCTGGCTCAAGACCCACAACGCAATTTAA
- a CDS encoding 2-hydroxy-3-oxopropionate reductase: MAKIGFLGTGIMGKPMAQNLQKAGHSIFVSTHHDAAPADLIAAGAVALANPKEVAQEAEFIIVMVPDTPQVESVLFGENGVVEGVGPNKVVIDMSSISPTATKAFAEKIKATGAAYLDAPVSGGEVGAKAATLSIMVGGCPKAFERTLPLFEAMGKNITRVGGNGDGQTAKVANQIIVALNIQAVGEALLFAAKNGADPAKVREALMGGFASSKILEVHAERMIKGTFDPGFRINLHQKDLNLALQGAKELGINLPNTSNAQQVFSTCVALGGGNWDHSALIKGLEHMANFSIRDDK, translated from the coding sequence ATGGCTAAAATCGGTTTCCTCGGCACCGGCATCATGGGCAAGCCCATGGCCCAGAACCTGCAAAAGGCAGGTCACAGCATCTTCGTTTCCACCCACCACGACGCGGCACCGGCCGACCTGATCGCCGCCGGCGCCGTGGCCCTGGCCAACCCGAAAGAGGTTGCCCAGGAAGCCGAGTTCATCATCGTCATGGTCCCGGATACCCCGCAAGTCGAGAGCGTCCTGTTCGGTGAGAACGGCGTCGTCGAAGGCGTCGGCCCGAACAAGGTGGTGATCGACATGAGCTCGATCTCCCCCACCGCGACCAAGGCCTTCGCCGAGAAGATCAAGGCCACCGGCGCCGCCTACCTGGACGCCCCGGTGTCCGGCGGCGAAGTCGGCGCCAAGGCCGCGACCCTGAGCATCATGGTCGGCGGCTGCCCGAAGGCCTTCGAGCGTACCCTGCCGCTGTTCGAAGCCATGGGCAAGAACATCACCCGCGTCGGCGGCAACGGCGACGGCCAGACCGCCAAGGTGGCCAACCAGATCATCGTCGCCCTGAACATCCAGGCCGTCGGCGAAGCCCTGCTGTTCGCCGCCAAGAACGGCGCCGACCCGGCCAAGGTGCGCGAAGCACTGATGGGCGGCTTCGCCTCGTCGAAGATCCTCGAAGTACACGCCGAGCGCATGATCAAGGGCACCTTCGATCCGGGCTTCCGCATCAACCTGCACCAGAAGGACCTGAACCTGGCCCTGCAAGGCGCCAAGGAACTGGGCATCAACCTGCCCAACACCTCCAACGCCCAGCAAGTGTTCAGCACCTGCGTGGCGCTGGGCGGCGGCAACTGGGACCACTCGGCGCTGATCAAGGGCCTCGAGCACATGGCCAACTTCTCGATCCGCGACGACAAGTGA